A genomic window from Cytobacillus sp. IB215665 includes:
- the rplF gene encoding 50S ribosomal protein L6: MSRVGKKPIVIPAGVTVTEENKNVIVKGPKGELTRTIHADMELTIEENAVTVVRPSDSKEHRSLHGTTRSVLANMVEGVSKGYERGLELIGVGYRAQKQGKKLILNVGYSHPVEIEPEAGIEIDVPANTKIVIKGTDKERVGALAANIRDVRPPEPYKGKGIRYEGEYVRRKEGKTGK; encoded by the coding sequence ATGTCACGCGTTGGTAAAAAACCAATTGTTATCCCTGCAGGTGTAACGGTAACTGAGGAAAATAAAAACGTTATTGTTAAAGGACCGAAGGGTGAATTAACTCGTACAATCCATGCAGATATGGAATTAACAATAGAAGAAAACGCTGTAACAGTTGTTCGACCATCTGATTCAAAAGAGCACCGCTCATTACATGGAACGACTCGTAGCGTACTAGCTAATATGGTTGAAGGTGTTTCTAAGGGGTATGAAAGAGGACTAGAATTGATCGGGGTAGGTTACCGTGCACAAAAGCAAGGTAAAAAGCTAATCCTAAATGTAGGTTACTCACATCCTGTTGAAATCGAACCTGAAGCAGGGATCGAAATAGATGTGCCTGCGAATACAAAAATTGTTATTAAAGGTACTGATAAGGAACGTGTTGGAGCTTTAGCTGCTAACATTCGTGATGTACGTCCACCAGAGCCTTATAAAGGTAAAGGAATTCGTTATGAAGGCGAATATGTACGTCGTAAGGAAGGTAAGACTGGTAAGTAA
- the rpsH gene encoding 30S ribosomal protein S8 — MVMTDPIADLLTRIRNANMVRHDKLEVPASNMKKDIADILKREGFVRDVEFIEDNKQGILRIFLKYGANNERVITGLKRISKPGLRVYAKADEVPRVLNGLGIAIVSTSQGVLSDKEARQKQTGGEVLAYVW, encoded by the coding sequence ATGGTGATGACAGATCCTATTGCAGATTTGCTTACTCGTATTCGCAATGCGAACATGGTACGTCACGACAAATTAGAGGTTCCTGCTTCAAACATGAAGAAAGATATCGCTGATATTTTAAAACGTGAAGGTTTTGTTCGTGATGTGGAATTTATTGAAGATAACAAACAAGGTATTCTCCGTATTTTCTTAAAGTATGGTGCAAATAATGAACGTGTAATTACTGGATTAAAGCGTATTAGTAAACCTGGTTTACGCGTATACGCTAAAGCTGATGAGGTACCTCGTGTACTTAATGGTTTAGGAATTGCGATTGTGTCTACTTCTCAAGGTGTGTTAAGTGACAAAGAAGCTCGTCAAAAGCAAACAGGCGGAGAAGTACTAGCTTACGTTTGGTAA
- a CDS encoding type Z 30S ribosomal protein S14 — protein sequence MAKKSMVVKQKRDQKFKVREYTRCERCGRPHSVLRKFKLCRICFRELAYKGHIPGVKKASW from the coding sequence GTGGCTAAAAAATCAATGGTCGTAAAACAAAAACGTGATCAAAAGTTTAAAGTGCGTGAGTACACACGTTGTGAACGATGTGGTCGTCCTCATTCAGTGCTAAGAAAATTTAAACTTTGCCGTATTTGTTTCCGTGAATTAGCATATAAGGGACATATCCCAGGTGTAAAAAAAGCAAGTTGGTAA
- the rplE gene encoding 50S ribosomal protein L5, which translates to MNRLKEKYQKEITPSVMSKFSYKSVMQTPQLEKIVVNMGVGDAVANSKALDNAVEELTTITGQKPVVTKAKKSIAGFRLREGMPIGAKVTLRGERMYEFLDKLVSVALPRVRDFRGVSKKSFDGRGNYTLGIKEQLIFPEIEYDKVSKVRGMDIVIVTTANTDEEARELLTQMGMPFQK; encoded by the coding sequence ATGAACCGCCTAAAGGAAAAATATCAAAAAGAAATTACTCCTAGTGTTATGAGTAAATTCAGTTATAAATCAGTTATGCAAACACCTCAACTTGAAAAAATAGTTGTAAATATGGGTGTTGGAGATGCAGTTGCAAATTCAAAGGCATTAGATAATGCTGTTGAAGAATTAACAACAATAACTGGTCAAAAGCCTGTAGTTACAAAAGCAAAGAAATCTATCGCTGGTTTCCGTCTTCGTGAAGGAATGCCAATTGGTGCGAAAGTAACTTTACGCGGTGAGCGTATGTATGAATTTTTAGATAAACTAGTGTCTGTTGCACTTCCACGTGTACGTGACTTCCGTGGTGTATCTAAAAAATCATTCGATGGTCGTGGTAACTATACATTAGGGATTAAAGAACAATTGATTTTCCCTGAAATTGAATATGATAAAGTTTCGAAAGTTCGTGGTATGGATATCGTTATCGTAACCACTGCAAATACTGATGAAGAAGCTCGTGAATTATTAACTCAAATGGGTATGCCGTTCCAAAAGTAA